In Xylanibacillus composti, the sequence TGCTGGACAAGCGCGGCACCACGATGGTGCTGCGGTCCGAATTGACCGCGCCGATTGCGCGAGTCGTCGCATCGCTGCTGCGTGAGGAAGAGCTGCCGATCCGCTTGGCTTATCACGCTAATGTGTTTCGCGCGTTGGAGGATGAAGCGGGACGGGAGGCCGAGTTTTTCCAGACAGGAGTAGAGCTTGTCGGCGATGAATCGCCGGAAGCCGATGCAGAGATCGTGGCCCTGGCTGTGGAATCATTGAAGGCGGCGGGGGTTAGCAACTTTAAGATTGCTCTGGGCCATGTAGGCTTCCTGAACGGGCTGCTGCAGGAGGCTTTGCCGGAGGATGAGGACGCCCAGCAGGAGCTGAAGGCGTATTTGCTGGAACGCAACTATGTGGGCTACCGCAACCGCATTCGGACACTGCCGCTGACCGATCGGGCGAAGCAGGAGCTGGAAGGCATTTTGCGGCTGCGGGGAGGCAGCGATGTGTGCGAGCACGCTGTCGCGCTGTCACAAGACCAAACAGCGCAGCGTGCGATAGCGCATTTGTGCCGGATATGGGAAGCGATTGAGGACTATGGTCTGAAGGAGCATGTTCTGATTGACCTGACGATGATCGGCGATTTTACGTATTATACGGGCATGACCTTTGAAGGCTACGCTGCAGAGCTTGGCTTCCCGGTATGCAGCGGGGGCCGCTATGACAACCTGCTGCAGCAATTCGGCCGTCCGGCGCCGGCAACAGGATTTGCGCTCAAGGTGAATCGCATATTGGAGATTGTGGGCAATCGTCCGCTGGAGACAGATCGTCGGGTGCTTGTGGTGTATGAGGAAAGCCGGCGCAAAGAGGCCTTGCAAACGGCGATGGAGTTGCGCCGCAAGGACGGGGTGGCGGTTGAGACGATGAAGGCATCTGTATTTGTCGGAACCGAAGGAGCAGATCGTCAGACTGCGGACAAGCCGGCTTCACGCACGGATTACGATGAGATCCTGGAATTTCGCTAATGGCAGGGGGGAACAACGATGGGCAACAGATTGAAAGTCGCGATGCCGAAAGGGCGTATCTATAAGCAAGCCTCGAAGCTGTTTCGAGAAGCGGGGATTTCCATTCCCGAGGATTTGGACGATTCGCGCAAGCTGATCATTCCGGTGCCGGAAATTGGCATGGAATTTATTATGGCCAAGCCCGTTGATGTCCCGACCTACGTCGAATATGGCGTGGCGGACATTGGCGTAGTCGGCAAGGATGTGCTGATGGAAGAAAATCGGGATGTGTATGAGCTGCTCGATTTGGGCATTGCCCGCTGCCGCATGTCCGTCATAGGCATGCCGAATTGGAAGCCCGTCATGCATCCGCGAGTAGCGACGAAATACCCGAATGTAGCATCCCAATACTTCAGGGAGAAGGGTCAGCAGGTGGAGGTCATCAAGCTGAACGGCTCGATTGAGCTGGCTCCCTTGATCGGCTTGGCTGACCGCATCGTCGATATGGTCGAGACCGGCCAGACGATTCGGGAGAACGGGCTCGAAGAGATGGAGGAGATGTTCCCGATTACGAGCAGACTGATTGCCAATCGGGTGAGCTATAGAATGAATTATACCGACATCCAGGCGCTATGCGACAGGCTCCAGGATCGAATCGGAGGAAGGCAGGGGTAAGACATGGCTGTACGTATCATGAAGCCTGCTGCATACAAGCAGGAGCAGCAGCTGGATTATGGCACAGAAGCGCAGCATGACGCGGTCAAGCAAATCGTGGCCGCTGTCGCGGAGCAGGGCGATGAGGCGCTCCGTCAATATACGAAGCAGTTTGACCGGATGGAAATCCGTGATTTTCGTGTTGAGGAAACAGTAATTCAGGCTGCATACAGCGATGTAGACAAAGTGTTCCTCGAAGCGCTGCGCCGCGCGGCTGACCGCATTCGCAGCTTTCACGAGAAGCAGAAGCGGCTTTCCTGGCATGACAGCCAGCCGGATGGCAGCATGCTCGGGCAGTTGATTCGCCCGCTCAAGCGTGTAGGCTTGTATGTGCCGGGCGGGACAGCAGCGTATCCGTCCTCCGTGCTGATGAACGTGATTCCGGCGCAGGTCGCGGGCGTGAAGGAAATTGCGCTGGCTACCCCGCCGTCTACAGCTGGCGAACCCGGCATCAATCCTTATATCTTGGTTGCCGCTGCGGAGCTTGGCATACAGGAGATTTATCGGGTAGGCGGCGCACAGGCCATCGCGGCTATGGCCTATGGCACGGAATCGATACCGGCCGTGGATAAAATATGCGGGCCGGGCAACATCTATGTGGCCTTGGCCAAGCGGTATGTCTATGGCAAGGTAGACATCGACAGCATCGCTGGTCCGTCTGATATTACCGTGTTGGCTGATGAGCATGCGGATCCTTCTTATGTAGCAGCGGATCTGC encodes:
- the hisG gene encoding ATP phosphoribosyltransferase is translated as MGNRLKVAMPKGRIYKQASKLFREAGISIPEDLDDSRKLIIPVPEIGMEFIMAKPVDVPTYVEYGVADIGVVGKDVLMEENRDVYELLDLGIARCRMSVIGMPNWKPVMHPRVATKYPNVASQYFREKGQQVEVIKLNGSIELAPLIGLADRIVDMVETGQTIRENGLEEMEEMFPITSRLIANRVSYRMNYTDIQALCDRLQDRIGGRQG
- a CDS encoding ATP phosphoribosyltransferase regulatory subunit, coding for MSKPKVFEKPTGVKDYLPDAVIRLRQIERSTLACMEKWGYRQIITPTLEFYDTVGVSSSTMDSKLFKLLDKRGTTMVLRSELTAPIARVVASLLREEELPIRLAYHANVFRALEDEAGREAEFFQTGVELVGDESPEADAEIVALAVESLKAAGVSNFKIALGHVGFLNGLLQEALPEDEDAQQELKAYLLERNYVGYRNRIRTLPLTDRAKQELEGILRLRGGSDVCEHAVALSQDQTAQRAIAHLCRIWEAIEDYGLKEHVLIDLTMIGDFTYYTGMTFEGYAAELGFPVCSGGRYDNLLQQFGRPAPATGFALKVNRILEIVGNRPLETDRRVLVVYEESRRKEALQTAMELRRKDGVAVETMKASVFVGTEGADRQTADKPASRTDYDEILEFR
- the hisD gene encoding histidinol dehydrogenase, which encodes MAVRIMKPAAYKQEQQLDYGTEAQHDAVKQIVAAVAEQGDEALRQYTKQFDRMEIRDFRVEETVIQAAYSDVDKVFLEALRRAADRIRSFHEKQKRLSWHDSQPDGSMLGQLIRPLKRVGLYVPGGTAAYPSSVLMNVIPAQVAGVKEIALATPPSTAGEPGINPYILVAAAELGIQEIYRVGGAQAIAAMAYGTESIPAVDKICGPGNIYVALAKRYVYGKVDIDSIAGPSDITVLADEHADPSYVAADLLSQAEHDALAQAVLVTASPKLAEQVQQEIERQLESLPRKEIAARSLADNGAIIVADSLDECVDTVNRIAPEHLELLVEEPFALLGRIENAGAIFLGPYSSEPVGDYYAGPNHILPTGGTARYASPLNVDDFLKKTSLIYYSKAALAEAGPDIMTLARGEGLEGHARAIAIRLEKEGM